The following coding sequences are from one Lysinibacillus sp. FSL W8-0992 window:
- a CDS encoding sugar transferase, translated as MHVQTAETITFYGQYGKRIFDIVGVFILLLITIPLMLGVLLLLFVTTGRPIFFKQIRTGYEHQRFIIWKLRTMAIQATPVNMPVICTEGIPDDYYFKTDQDTRITKIGAILRKLSIDEIPQLLNVLKGDMSIVGPRPEVPTITNSYSALQARRLEVKPGLTGLAQINGRSNISHGQKISYDIHYVENVTFWVDLKIVMKTFFVVLGRTGAY; from the coding sequence TTGCACGTACAGACAGCTGAGACAATCACATTTTACGGTCAGTATGGTAAACGAATTTTTGATATAGTCGGGGTATTTATTTTATTACTTATTACAATTCCTCTTATGTTAGGTGTACTCCTCCTATTATTCGTTACTACAGGACGCCCCATCTTTTTCAAACAAATTCGAACTGGTTACGAACATCAACGTTTTATCATTTGGAAATTAAGAACAATGGCTATTCAGGCAACACCTGTCAACATGCCTGTAATATGTACAGAAGGTATTCCAGATGATTACTATTTCAAAACTGACCAAGATACGCGCATTACAAAGATAGGAGCAATATTACGTAAATTAAGCATCGATGAAATTCCGCAGCTTTTAAATGTATTAAAGGGGGATATGAGTATTGTTGGACCAAGGCCCGAAGTACCGACAATTACAAATAGTTACAGTGCGTTACAGGCACGCCGTTTGGAAGTAAAACCAGGTTTAACAGGGCTTGCACAAATTAACGGACGATCTAATATTTCGCATGGTCAAAAAATCTCCTATGACATTCATTATGTAGAAAACGTAACGTTTTGGGTGGATTTAAAAATTGTTATGAAAACCTTTTTCGTCGTTCTAGGTAGAACAGGGGCTTACTAA
- a CDS encoding SACOL1771 family peroxiredoxin produces the protein MQHKFGMNLSWSQGRNGTGNLTSTNLNTIVSIPREMNGPGIGTNPDEMLLGASATCYLITFAALLENAKIPVEALSMESEGFVDVTDGVFTYERIVHKPNVKVPHLPERDENLINRLAQKAEQTCMISKALKGNVHIECHLQIEQVSDFQ, from the coding sequence ATGCAGCACAAGTTTGGTATGAATTTATCATGGTCGCAAGGAAGAAATGGTACAGGGAACTTAACATCAACTAATTTGAATACAATCGTATCTATTCCTCGGGAAATGAATGGACCAGGAATCGGAACAAATCCAGATGAAATGTTATTGGGTGCTTCAGCAACTTGTTATTTAATTACATTTGCAGCATTACTGGAAAACGCCAAAATACCAGTTGAGGCATTGTCGATGGAGTCAGAAGGGTTTGTAGATGTAACGGATGGTGTTTTTACATATGAGAGAATTGTCCATAAACCAAATGTAAAAGTACCGCATCTACCTGAACGTGATGAAAATCTTATTAATCGGCTAGCTCAAAAAGCAGAACAAACGTGTATGATTAGTAAAGCATTAAAGGGAAATGTTCATATCGAATGTCACCTTCAAATTGAGCAGGTGTCTGATTTTCAGTAA
- a CDS encoding GNAT family N-acetyltransferase, giving the protein MIKLQLIRIRTEDELMYYKGIWDEILANEHNDNPFIEYAWFYNWWITIGRKERVELYAVQKDEDIIAFLPFTVRMLWGVRLYAFTGENIANYSGVIARKKWQLPAITFVFDELMKKHRHVLFSFHGLLESKESSKAIEQYFVERQLPPHIFRVVTPYLTFQDVDFNSHFNNRKKMHGIDRREKKLRNLGSLRTKTPEQEDLWQMFRLFDRRWKKKMDTSGFTKGKKREFFERIFHLKGEAMQVEVDALVFEDQWLAFNYGICCRGRYVTYALGHEPNFNIFGIGRLLNQTTIKRTFSENYHMFDMSIGYEAYKFDWRSGIDFTRRIVASSKTKRAKVLLGWFVMKERLKEMLKSSQRFVGWKRHTLGELRYLVKYGKAKDWLEYGQQFVEKFVRFKQVELYELSPSDRVVPQQPVGELFEEMSIQEAMSLDQEEIISLFYKGYTIYKDSFAQTTKPAFALHTKNLRVDALQIVESLPKQTYFLSYDLYKEIDVVTAFIQKIKPNETLWVTASFWQWRKRKRLQQLGYKHISRMKHFKCARYERNHVENYTESGGGVHSIH; this is encoded by the coding sequence GTGATTAAATTGCAATTAATTCGCATTAGAACAGAAGATGAACTTATGTATTATAAGGGGATTTGGGATGAGATATTAGCGAATGAACACAATGATAATCCGTTTATTGAATATGCATGGTTTTATAACTGGTGGATTACTATTGGAAGAAAAGAGCGTGTAGAGCTATATGCTGTGCAAAAGGATGAGGATATTATTGCATTTTTACCATTTACGGTTCGAATGCTTTGGGGTGTTCGTCTATATGCCTTTACAGGTGAAAACATCGCTAATTATTCGGGTGTTATCGCAAGGAAAAAATGGCAATTGCCTGCTATAACATTTGTATTTGATGAGCTAATGAAAAAGCATCGTCATGTACTATTTTCATTTCATGGATTACTTGAAAGTAAAGAGTCCTCGAAGGCAATTGAACAGTATTTCGTAGAAAGGCAATTACCGCCACATATTTTCAGAGTAGTAACACCATACCTTACTTTTCAAGACGTCGATTTCAATAGCCATTTCAATAACCGTAAAAAAATGCATGGTATAGATCGAAGAGAAAAAAAGCTACGTAATTTAGGATCTTTACGGACAAAAACACCTGAACAAGAAGACCTTTGGCAAATGTTTAGATTATTTGATCGACGTTGGAAAAAAAAGATGGATACGAGCGGTTTTACAAAAGGCAAGAAAAGGGAATTTTTTGAACGCATTTTCCACCTTAAAGGGGAAGCGATGCAAGTAGAAGTAGACGCACTTGTTTTTGAAGATCAATGGCTTGCCTTTAACTATGGTATTTGCTGTCGAGGGCGCTATGTCACTTATGCACTCGGACATGAGCCAAACTTCAATATTTTTGGAATTGGTCGTTTACTTAATCAAACTACGATAAAGCGTACTTTTTCAGAAAATTATCATATGTTCGATATGAGTATTGGTTATGAGGCTTATAAATTTGATTGGCGCTCTGGCATCGATTTTACGAGGCGTATCGTTGCAAGTAGTAAAACAAAACGAGCAAAGGTTTTGCTTGGTTGGTTTGTAATGAAGGAACGTTTAAAGGAAATGCTGAAAAGTAGTCAGCGTTTCGTTGGATGGAAACGTCACACTCTTGGTGAACTGCGTTATTTAGTAAAGTATGGAAAAGCGAAAGATTGGCTAGAATATGGACAACAATTCGTTGAAAAGTTTGTTCGTTTTAAGCAAGTGGAATTGTACGAGTTATCCCCATCTGATCGGGTCGTTCCACAACAACCAGTAGGGGAGTTGTTTGAGGAAATGTCGATTCAAGAGGCAATGTCACTCGATCAGGAAGAGATTATTTCATTATTTTATAAGGGATATACCATTTATAAAGATTCCTTTGCACAGACGACGAAGCCTGCATTTGCATTACATACGAAAAACTTACGTGTGGATGCATTGCAAATCGTTGAATCGTTGCCTAAACAAACCTACTTTTTGAGCTACGATCTCTATAAAGAGATAGACGTTGTTACAGCATTTATTCAAAAAATAAAGCCAAATGAAACACTTTGGGTAACGGCAAGCTTTTGGCAATGGCGTAAGCGAAAACGATTGCAGCAATTAGGCTATAAACATATTTCTCGAATGAAGCATTTTAAATGTGCTCGTTATGAGCGCAATCATGTAGAAAATTACACAGAGAGTGGGGGCGGTGTTCATTCTATCCATTAG
- a CDS encoding agmatinase family protein, with protein MFIQPEWQWKQENGSSMHQWIKQKQNPTANDVDIIVYGALLSYASDPSKKAQYPNAFRKAWSGFQSYNLDEQVDLRALAIVDIGDVAIDPKNRMLSESAIEAAAENLSIAYQKSFTCLIGGDHAITACSLRGIKNAFPKDRIGIIQLDTHLDARNQEEIGLAMNSPIHQLIASGVVEGKHIYNVGLHGFFNSPEMIYYAREQGMHMITLKQMRRDGIQLTILEMLRQLMHEVDRIYVSVDLDALDITFAPDVPAATPGGLTAYELFDILKLIGENEGVRHIDFIYADPKHNDLRIETVKTGVTAFLQWLTGIQLDHRNRISRKEKAGYGATP; from the coding sequence ATGTTCATCCAACCTGAATGGCAGTGGAAACAAGAAAATGGCTCAAGTATGCATCAGTGGATTAAGCAAAAACAAAATCCAACTGCAAACGATGTGGATATTATTGTGTATGGAGCATTATTATCATATGCAAGTGATCCATCCAAAAAAGCACAGTATCCTAATGCTTTCCGTAAGGCATGGTCCGGTTTCCAATCTTATAATTTAGACGAACAAGTAGATTTACGTGCATTAGCAATTGTTGATATTGGTGACGTAGCGATAGATCCGAAAAATCGAATGCTTTCGGAATCGGCAATAGAGGCGGCAGCGGAAAACTTAAGTATTGCCTATCAAAAAAGCTTCACATGCCTTATTGGTGGAGATCATGCAATTACAGCTTGTTCATTAAGAGGGATTAAAAATGCTTTTCCGAAAGATCGCATTGGCATTATTCAGCTTGATACACATTTAGATGCAAGAAATCAAGAAGAAATTGGTTTAGCGATGAATTCGCCAATTCATCAACTGATTGCATCAGGCGTTGTAGAGGGAAAGCATATTTATAACGTCGGCTTGCATGGCTTTTTTAATTCGCCTGAAATGATTTATTATGCCCGTGAGCAAGGAATGCATATGATTACGTTAAAGCAAATGCGACGCGACGGTATACAGTTGACTATCCTTGAAATGTTGCGTCAGCTTATGCATGAAGTAGATAGAATTTATGTGTCCGTTGATTTAGACGCATTGGATATTACATTTGCGCCTGATGTACCTGCGGCTACGCCTGGTGGGTTAACAGCCTATGAATTATTTGATATTTTAAAGCTGATTGGCGAAAATGAGGGCGTACGTCATATTGATTTTATTTACGCTGATCCAAAGCATAATGACCTTCGTATAGAAACAGTTAAAACGGGCGTTACAGCATTTTTGCAATGGCTAACTGGCATTCAATTGGATCACCGCAATCGCATATCGAGGAAAGAAAAGGCAGGCTATGGGGCTACTCCATAG
- a CDS encoding polysaccharide deacetylase family protein: MEKIASNANHGGLVISLDFELNWGVHDVFRHGQYNKNLYGVRQALPKILMLFKQYEIHATWATVGLLFAESKGEMAHYLRGIPVKYKQMRYAAHSQLAKVGENEQEDSLHFGKSLIEEIIQTPHQEIGSHTFSHFYCLESGQTETDFLADLQAMNMICDGYIEPMKSIVFPRNQVNDNYFTICQQAGFVCYRGNELHDLYNPKKFTKKNRLSFGVMKWLDSYVNVTGNHMVSLEEMQGDAFINVRASAFLRPYSSLLRAFEHLKVKRIKEGMLAAAKEGAFYHLWWHPHNFGKHIDKNLAMLEELLQYYQELQKDYNFQSYSMHEVARLCNVSNNISE; the protein is encoded by the coding sequence GTGGAGAAAATAGCAAGCAATGCAAATCATGGTGGTTTAGTGATTTCACTGGACTTTGAGTTAAATTGGGGTGTTCATGATGTATTTCGGCATGGACAATATAATAAAAATTTATATGGTGTTCGTCAGGCATTACCTAAAATTTTGATGCTGTTTAAGCAATATGAAATACATGCGACATGGGCTACTGTAGGTTTATTATTTGCAGAATCTAAAGGTGAGATGGCTCATTACTTGCGAGGCATTCCAGTGAAATATAAACAAATGCGGTATGCAGCACATTCCCAGCTTGCGAAAGTAGGGGAAAATGAGCAAGAAGATTCTTTGCACTTTGGCAAATCATTAATTGAAGAAATTATTCAAACACCCCACCAGGAAATTGGTAGTCATACATTTTCCCATTTTTATTGTTTAGAAAGTGGACAAACAGAAACGGACTTTCTTGCGGATTTACAAGCAATGAACATGATATGTGACGGGTATATTGAACCGATGAAGTCCATTGTTTTTCCACGTAATCAAGTGAATGATAATTATTTTACAATTTGTCAGCAAGCAGGATTTGTTTGCTATAGAGGAAATGAACTACATGATTTATACAATCCTAAAAAGTTCACTAAAAAAAATCGACTATCTTTTGGTGTAATGAAATGGCTGGATAGCTATGTTAATGTAACTGGCAATCATATGGTAAGTCTAGAAGAGATGCAAGGGGATGCATTTATTAATGTTCGAGCAAGTGCATTTTTAAGACCATATAGTAGCTTGTTGCGTGCATTTGAGCACCTCAAGGTAAAACGAATTAAAGAAGGAATGCTTGCTGCTGCAAAGGAAGGGGCTTTTTATCATTTGTGGTGGCATCCGCATAACTTTGGAAAACATATTGATAAAAATTTGGCGATGCTTGAGGAGCTTTTGCAATATTATCAAGAATTACAGAAGGATTATAATTTTCAAAGCTATTCCATGCATGAGGTAGCCAGACTATGTAATGTAAGCAATAACATTTCTGAATAG
- a CDS encoding glycosyltransferase family 4 protein, producing the protein MLKIVQLITRMDKVGGAQKHVEALAIKLKQDAHKVTIVTGYYDASLWRLQDEQIDVVSIPAMQRAIHLTKDIQALWQLRAAFKKIQPDVIATHSSKAGAIGRIIGGLLRIPTIFTAHSWSFTEGVPQKKQLMYRQLEKTVQPLTTKIITVSDYDRKLALTKGIAPAHKMQTVHNGIEQLETKIAPNRVENEHPQIVMVARFEVPKRQDLLLEALMELSDIPWHLQFIGDGSLRPQLERYVKDKGFSERVTFLGNQLDVTKLLAQSHIFALLSDWEGLPISIIEAMRAGLPIIATNVGGVNELVTDQENGFLIARDDPSLLKERLKQLLTDETLCEKMGDISERRFLRDFTFIPMYQKTLSIYEQAISKFAKKGD; encoded by the coding sequence ATGCTGAAGATTGTTCAACTAATAACACGTATGGATAAAGTAGGAGGCGCTCAAAAACATGTGGAGGCACTTGCTATAAAGTTAAAGCAAGATGCCCATAAAGTTACGATTGTTACAGGTTATTATGATGCTTCATTATGGCGTTTACAAGATGAGCAAATTGATGTAGTCAGTATCCCTGCCATGCAGCGGGCAATTCATCTAACAAAAGATATCCAGGCACTTTGGCAATTACGAGCTGCTTTTAAAAAAATACAGCCTGATGTCATTGCTACACACTCTTCTAAGGCAGGGGCAATTGGACGTATTATCGGTGGTCTTTTGCGCATTCCGACGATTTTTACCGCACATAGCTGGAGTTTTACAGAAGGAGTGCCACAAAAAAAGCAACTGATGTATCGCCAACTTGAAAAAACGGTCCAGCCATTAACAACTAAGATCATCACGGTTTCTGATTATGATCGTAAGTTGGCATTAACAAAAGGCATTGCACCTGCTCATAAAATGCAGACGGTTCATAATGGCATTGAACAATTAGAAACGAAAATAGCACCAAATAGAGTGGAAAATGAGCATCCGCAAATTGTTATGGTTGCTCGCTTTGAGGTGCCAAAAAGGCAAGATTTACTGTTGGAGGCTTTGATGGAGTTATCGGATATACCTTGGCACCTTCAATTTATTGGTGATGGTTCTTTGCGTCCCCAATTAGAACGTTATGTTAAAGACAAAGGTTTTTCAGAGCGAGTTACGTTTTTAGGCAATCAATTAGATGTCACAAAATTGCTTGCTCAAAGTCATATCTTTGCACTGCTATCAGACTGGGAGGGTTTACCCATTTCAATTATTGAAGCGATGAGAGCAGGACTTCCTATTATTGCCACGAATGTTGGTGGAGTCAATGAGTTAGTGACTGATCAAGAAAATGGATTTTTAATTGCTCGTGACGATCCAAGCCTACTGAAAGAAAGGCTTAAACAGCTTTTAACGGATGAAACGCTATGTGAAAAAATGGGCGATATAAGTGAACGGCGTTTTTTACGTGATTTTACGTTTATTCCTATGTATCAAAAAACATTATCAATCTATGAACAGGCAATTTCAAAGTTTGCTAAAAAGGGTGATTAA
- the hutI gene encoding imidazolonepropionase, which translates to MEKQQRPIWIQNISQLVTVASDKKGPRVREEMRELGIIEGGSVWIEDGTIQDLGTTRDMILKYLPRAEEAEIVDATGKIVTPGLIDPHTHVVFGGSREHEFEMRLEGASYMDIMNAGGGIHATTRKMRTLTEEHIFNQTTRRLDLFLQHGVTTLESKSGYGLDLENELKQLRVMQRLQKKHPVDIVPTFMGAHAVPEEYRDNPEQFVDLVIDEMIPAVVQENLAKFIDVFCEVDVFTPEQSERILLAGKAQGLIPKIHADEIEENKGAHVAAKVGAISAEHLLKVSDEGIEELAKSGVIACLLPATALYLGEKPARARDIIDAGVPVAISTDCNPGSSPTISLPLVMNLACITMKMTPAESLCAATYNAACALQIEDRVGSIEVGKQADLVLWDVHNHQKLHYIFGVNHVKKVWKKGVKVVG; encoded by the coding sequence ATGGAAAAGCAACAAAGGCCGATTTGGATTCAAAATATTTCTCAATTAGTGACAGTTGCAAGTGACAAGAAGGGACCTCGTGTACGTGAAGAAATGCGAGAGCTCGGAATTATTGAAGGTGGAAGCGTCTGGATTGAAGATGGTACTATTCAAGATCTTGGTACGACTCGTGACATGATACTTAAATATTTACCCCGTGCAGAGGAAGCAGAGATTGTAGATGCAACGGGAAAAATTGTAACACCAGGTTTGATTGATCCTCATACACATGTTGTTTTTGGTGGAAGTCGCGAGCATGAATTTGAGATGCGTTTAGAAGGTGCGAGCTATATGGACATTATGAATGCTGGGGGAGGCATTCATGCAACAACTCGAAAAATGCGTACATTGACAGAAGAACATATTTTCAATCAAACGACGAGACGCTTGGACTTATTTTTACAGCATGGTGTCACAACATTAGAAAGTAAAAGTGGCTACGGACTAGATTTAGAAAATGAGCTAAAGCAACTACGTGTTATGCAGCGCTTGCAAAAAAAGCACCCAGTGGACATTGTGCCAACCTTTATGGGAGCACATGCAGTACCGGAAGAATATCGAGACAACCCAGAGCAGTTTGTTGATTTAGTGATTGATGAAATGATTCCTGCAGTTGTTCAAGAAAACCTGGCAAAGTTTATTGATGTATTTTGTGAGGTCGATGTCTTTACACCGGAGCAATCAGAACGTATTTTATTGGCAGGCAAGGCGCAAGGGCTCATCCCTAAAATACACGCTGATGAAATTGAAGAAAATAAAGGTGCGCATGTTGCAGCAAAAGTAGGAGCTATTTCTGCTGAGCATTTATTAAAAGTTTCAGACGAAGGAATCGAAGAGCTTGCTAAATCGGGGGTTATTGCATGTTTATTACCAGCGACAGCATTGTATTTAGGAGAAAAACCGGCACGTGCTAGAGACATCATTGACGCAGGTGTGCCTGTAGCCATTTCGACTGATTGTAATCCTGGGTCCTCTCCAACCATTTCGCTTCCACTTGTAATGAACCTAGCATGTATCACAATGAAAATGACACCAGCAGAAAGCTTATGTGCTGCTACGTATAATGCTGCCTGTGCATTGCAAATTGAAGATCGTGTTGGCTCTATCGAGGTAGGAAAGCAAGCTGATTTAGTTTTATGGGATGTTCATAATCATCAAAAGCTACATTATATTTTTGGTGTGAATCATGTGAAAAAAGTTTGGAAAAAAGGCGTGAAGGTGGTAGGTTAA